In Rhododendron vialii isolate Sample 1 chromosome 9a, ASM3025357v1, the following are encoded in one genomic region:
- the LOC131299515 gene encoding uncharacterized protein LOC131299515, producing MVEAQEKVQKLISDLSSPYFLHSVDHPRTPLVDIALTHTNYGSWSRSITMALCAKNKLGFIDNALPCPTDPDIQPLWKRVSTMVLSWLLNSISNTITPSLTSCRTPYELWRDLESRFTQGNNATVFKIQRETTHLQQGNLDITNYYNAFKTLWNQLDGIDPLPECTCGTATAWQKRVSNKRVYQLLMGVNEPYHVLRTQILAMDPLPDLGKVHGLLIAEEHTKNPQPIITT from the coding sequence ATGGTTGAGGCTCAAGAAAAGGTTCAGAAACTTATTTCTGATCTCTCTTCCCCTTATTTTCTTCATTCAGTCGACCACCCCCGTACCCCCCTTGTTGATATTGCTCTAACCCATACCAACTATGGGTCCTGGAGCCGTTCTATCACGATGGCCCTTTGTGCCAAAAATAAACTGGGTTTCATTGATAACGCCCTACCTTGCCCCACAGATCCCGATATTCAACCCCTGTGGAAACGAGTTTCCACGATGGTCCTCTCATGGTTGTTGAACAGCATCAGCAACACAATTACTCCAAGCCTAACCAGTTGCCGCACGCCGTATGAACTATGGCGTGATCTTGAATCCAGATTCACTCAAGGGAATAATGCTACCGTTTTTAAAATTCAAAGAGAGACCACTCATCTTCAACAAGGTAATCTTGATATTACCAATTATTATAATGCCTTCAAAACGCTTTGGAATCAACTCGATGGGATTGATCCGCTTCCGGAATGCACATGTGGTACCGCCACAGCTTGGCAAAAAAGGGTGTCGAATAAGCGTGTATACCAGCTTTTGATGGGAGTCAACGAACCGTATCATGTTCTTCGTACTCAGATTCTCGCCATGGATCCGCTTCCCGACCTTGGAAAGGTTCATGGCTTGTTAATCGCGGAAGAACACACCAAAAATCCACAACCTATCATCACCACTTAG